Part of the Shewanella eurypsychrophilus genome is shown below.
AATGGGTGGCTGTCATCAAGATGCCATAGTGGAGGACATTGTGGTGGATGAAAAAAATAAGATTGTGAGCACACCTGCGTACATGCTGGCCGGGAATATTGCCGAAGCGAGTATTGGGATAGAGAAGTTGGTGAAGAAAGTGGTGGAGATGGTATAAGGCTCTAGATCCTAGGAACTAGAACCTAGGATCTGCTAACGGTTTATTCTTTTACTGTCAATCATGCCTTGTGCCAGCCCAACGAGTAAGCCACCGACATGAGCACCATTGGCTATCGATAGCCCAAACATATCGGTAAAACCAAATACTAGCCAAAGTAACATGAAGCCCATATAAGCAGGCGGTAAACCTATTCCGAGCTCGGGGCGCTTAGTGCCTATGATCCAAGTGTAACCAACAACAGCATAGACGACACCGGATAAGCCGCCGAACTGAGGGCCGGCGACAAAGTACTGTAAGATATTAGGTAAGGTTCCTGCTACTAGTAATAGAGTCAGTAAGGGGGTTAAACCTATTTTATTTTCAATTTTTCCGCCCAGATACCACCACCATAACAAGTTAAAAATAATATGCATTGCGGAAAAATGAAGTAGGCTGGGGGTGAAAAGACGCCAAAAATCGCTGAGTCCTGAGCCTGGAACTGCATTGAAAAACGATAGGTATTGGTAAATAGGATCGGCAAAGCCTAAGTTAAAGCCAGCAAAAATAGCGATACATAGAGCCATAATGCCTAAGGTTAAAGGGCCAGCACCTGTGATAAATTGACTAAAGAGTTGCAGTACTGGTGCGCCGTAGTCGAGCTTTAGATTACTATCACCATTATCCCATGAGGCTTGTAGGTATTTAGGATCATGAGGGTTTTGAATAAAGTGCTCAAACTCTTGGCTGGCCTTTAGACTATTATAATCATGCATTACAACAATACTGACACCTTGTTCTGCAGGCATGATCTTACAATCTATGTTCTGACCTTTTAGATAATCGATCAATGCCTGAGCGGCACGGTTATTGGGTAATTTACCTATTTCAATCATCGAGCATCCTCAATAACTTATCTAATTTTTATAGAGGCTCAGGCGTGGGCTTCACGCCAAGCTTGATAGCCGCCATCTAGGCTATACACATCATCGAAACCTTGTTCGACTAAATACTGTGCAGCGCCTTGGCTGCTTATGCCGTGATAGCAAACAACAATAAGTGGTTTATCCATATCAGCATCAGCAATGAAATCAGCGAGATTTTCATTGTTAATATTGATTGAAGCTTTGATATGACCCGCTTGGAAGCTGGCAGCATCGCGTATATCTGCGATCTGAATATCAGGATCACTTTCTACTAATTGGATGAGTTGATTAACACTAAAGTGTTGGAAGTTAGACATAGAAGCTTACTGCTAAAAATTGGGTACTCAATAGATTGTGCGATAAGGGGCTACAATAGTACAGCCCCTTAGAACACAATCATCACGCAGAGGGTAAATTAATCCCAGTTTAAGATCACTTTACCTGACTGACCTGAGCGCATGGCATCGAAGCCTTGCTGGAAGTCATCGATCTTATAATGGTGAGTGATGATAGGGGAAATATCTAATCCTGATTGAATCAAGCTTGCCATCTTGTACCAGGTCTCGAACATCTCACGACCATAGATACCTTTAATGATCAGCCCTTTAAAGATTATTTTGCTCCAGTCGATGGCCATATTGTCACCAGGAATACCTAGCATGGCAATTTTTCCACCATGATTCATGGTATCTAGCATAGAGTGGAAGGCGCTAGGAACGCCTGACATCTCAAGACCTACATCAAACCCTTCGGTCATGCCGAGTTCATTCATGACATCTTCAAGGCTTTCTTTTGCGACATTGACTGCGCGTGTAGCCCCCATCTTCTCAGCAAGTTCGAGTCTATATTCGTTGACGTCGGTGATCACTACATGGCGAGCACCCACATGACGACATACAGCAGCAGCCATAATTCCAATTGGACCCGCACCTGTGATTAGTACATCTTCACCGACTAGGTCAAAAGAAAGTGCAGTGTGCACTGCATTGCCGAACGGGTCGAAGATAGAAGCTAGATCATCAGAAATATCATCAGGGATCTTAAAAGCATTAAATGCCGGGATGACAAGATACTCTGCAAATGCACCATCTCGGTTAACGCCCACACCTGAAGTATTACGACAAAGATGCGTGCGACCACCACGACAGTTACGACAGTGACCACAGGTAATATGGCCTTCACCAGATACACGGTCGCCTATAGTAAAGCCACGGACTTCCTGACCCATATCGACGACTTCACCGACATATTCATGCCCTACAACCATAGGAACTGGAATGGTATTTTGCGACCAGGTATCCCAGTTATAAATATGGACATCGGTGCCACAAATTGCCGTCTTGCGGATCTTGATTAGCAGGTCGTTATGGCCAACTTCTGGTTTAGGTGCATCCACCATCCAGATACCTTCTTCAGGCTTCAACTTACTTAACGCTTTCATTTGGTAACCTTAATTTCTCTGGTATGAAACTAAGTAATCCAATTAGTTCAAAACTAGGCTTTGGATTACTTATCGCTTCAGGCTATAACTGGTCGTTAAATGATACCCATCTCTTTTGCGATACGGGTGAATGACTCGATAGCTATATCTAATTGTTTTTTGGTGTGAGCGGCCGACATCTGAGTACGGATACGCGCCTGACCTTTTGGCACTACAGGGAAGGAGAAACCAACCACATAGATGTTTTCTTCTAGTAGACGGTTAGCAAAGTCGCCAGCTATCTTAGCGTCGCCTATCATCACAGGTATGATGGCGTGATCGGCACCGCCTAATGTAAAGCCAGCTTGAGTCATTTGCTCGCGGAAGTAACGGCTATTTTCCCAAACCGCTTCACGTAGTGCTTGACCCGATTTCAGCATCTCAAGTACATGAATTGAAGCCGTGACAATTGAAGGCGCCAATGAGTTAGAGAACAAGTATGGGCGTGAGCGTTGGCGTAACCAGTCGACAACTTCTTTCTTTGCTGATGTGAAACCGCCAGATGCCCCGCCGAGTGCCTTGCCTAAAGTGCCTGTGATTATGTCTACACGATCCATCACTTCACAGTATTCATGGGTTCCACGGCCATTTTGACCGATGAAGCCTACTGCGTGAGAGTCGTCGACCATGACGAGTGCGCCGTATTGGTCGGCAAGATCACACACACCTTTGAGGTTGGCGATAACACCGTCCATAGAGAACACACCATCGGTAGCGATCATGATGTTGCGTGCACCCGCTTCTTTAGCTGCTTTAAGCTGCTCTTCGAGAGCAGTCATATCATTGTTGGCATAACGGAAGCGCATCGCTTTACATAAACGTACACCATCGATGATGGATGCATGGTTTAACGCGTCAGAGATGATAGCGTCTTCTTTGCTAAGTAAGGTTTCGAACAGACCCGCATTGGCATCGAAACATGAAGAGTAAAGTATGGTGTCTTCCATACCTAAAAACTCGCTAAGACTAGATTCAAGTTGCTTGTGAATATCTTGGGTACCGCAGATAAATCTAACTGACGCCATACCGAAGCCATGATCGTTTAAACCGCCTTGAGCTGCCTTGATAAGCTCAGGATTATTAGCTAGGCCCAGGTAGTTGTTGGCACAAAAGTTCATCACTTCTTTACCGTTGACTTGAATTTCAGTTTGCTGAGGCGAGACGATGATGCGCTCACTCTTATATAAGCCTTCGGCTTTAACTTCAGCAATTTGTTGATTGATCTGGTCGTAGAATGAGGTCGTTGCCACCTGAATTCTCCTTAATTAGCATTATTTTGAGTATTGGAGTGGCGGCATTTTAACCTTAAACTTCTCCGCCCTACAGCCTTTTTTTTATCAGTAATAGCTATATGAATTAGTTTAGGGCTAGAGTGGTTTTCACATAAATAAAACTAATCAATAACAAGCAGGGTGGTTTGTTGTTGATTAACTTCTATAGAGCTTGATTGTAGAAGGTATTTACGTTTGCTGGAGGTGAGAATATTTAACACTTTAAAGCAAACTATCGCCTTTTAGGATACCGGCGATAGTAGCTGTCGCATGTAATTTAAGCGGTTAGTTCGTTCGGCGATGTGGCTAATTCTTTATAGTGCAGCTCTAAACGTTCAAATGTTGCTCTAGAAGTTGCTGTCGAATAAGCTTTAGAAAGCATTAAGATACGTAGAAGGCCTTCATAGAGCGAGCATTTGGTTATCTTGATATCAGGTGAGTGGGTCTGTTTATAGCTTATCCAGAAACAAACAATCATCCTGATTGTTTCGGCAAGAGGGGGGATTTCGTCTTGTTCTATCTCTATCACACCGTCTTGGTTGAGTTTCATTAATATCTGATTACAGCGATTGAGAACTTGCTGCTGGGTATTGAGATAATGGGCTTTCAGCTCTTCATCACGAGTGAGTATGTCCGTGAGATTA
Proteins encoded:
- the tdh gene encoding L-threonine 3-dehydrogenase, with the translated sequence MKALSKLKPEEGIWMVDAPKPEVGHNDLLIKIRKTAICGTDVHIYNWDTWSQNTIPVPMVVGHEYVGEVVDMGQEVRGFTIGDRVSGEGHITCGHCRNCRGGRTHLCRNTSGVGVNRDGAFAEYLVIPAFNAFKIPDDISDDLASIFDPFGNAVHTALSFDLVGEDVLITGAGPIGIMAAAVCRHVGARHVVITDVNEYRLELAEKMGATRAVNVAKESLEDVMNELGMTEGFDVGLEMSGVPSAFHSMLDTMNHGGKIAMLGIPGDNMAIDWSKIIFKGLIIKGIYGREMFETWYKMASLIQSGLDISPIITHHYKIDDFQQGFDAMRSGQSGKVILNWD
- the glpE gene encoding thiosulfate sulfurtransferase GlpE, coding for MSNFQHFSVNQLIQLVESDPDIQIADIRDAASFQAGHIKASININNENLADFIADADMDKPLIVVCYHGISSQGAAQYLVEQGFDDVYSLDGGYQAWREAHA
- a CDS encoding glycine C-acetyltransferase yields the protein MATTSFYDQINQQIAEVKAEGLYKSERIIVSPQQTEIQVNGKEVMNFCANNYLGLANNPELIKAAQGGLNDHGFGMASVRFICGTQDIHKQLESSLSEFLGMEDTILYSSCFDANAGLFETLLSKEDAIISDALNHASIIDGVRLCKAMRFRYANNDMTALEEQLKAAKEAGARNIMIATDGVFSMDGVIANLKGVCDLADQYGALVMVDDSHAVGFIGQNGRGTHEYCEVMDRVDIITGTLGKALGGASGGFTSAKKEVVDWLRQRSRPYLFSNSLAPSIVTASIHVLEMLKSGQALREAVWENSRYFREQMTQAGFTLGGADHAIIPVMIGDAKIAGDFANRLLEENIYVVGFSFPVVPKGQARIRTQMSAAHTKKQLDIAIESFTRIAKEMGII
- a CDS encoding TetR/AcrR family transcriptional regulator, producing the protein MKTRDKIIHASLELFNQHGERTITTNHIAAHLGISPGNLYYHFRNKEDIIRSIFSLYESHLEASFHPYEGEPVNIDLLIGYFDAIFYAMWEFRFMYANLTDILTRDEELKAHYLNTQQQVLNRCNQILMKLNQDGVIEIEQDEIPPLAETIRMIVCFWISYKQTHSPDIKITKCSLYEGLLRILMLSKAYSTATSRATFERLELHYKELATSPNELTA
- the glpG gene encoding rhomboid family intramembrane serine protease GlpG — its product is MIEIGKLPNNRAAQALIDYLKGQNIDCKIMPAEQGVSIVVMHDYNSLKASQEFEHFIQNPHDPKYLQASWDNGDSNLKLDYGAPVLQLFSQFITGAGPLTLGIMALCIAIFAGFNLGFADPIYQYLSFFNAVPGSGLSDFWRLFTPSLLHFSAMHIIFNLLWWWYLGGKIENKIGLTPLLTLLLVAGTLPNILQYFVAGPQFGGLSGVVYAVVGYTWIIGTKRPELGIGLPPAYMGFMLLWLVFGFTDMFGLSIANGAHVGGLLVGLAQGMIDSKRINR